A window of the Aquarana catesbeiana isolate 2022-GZ linkage group LG05, ASM4218655v1, whole genome shotgun sequence genome harbors these coding sequences:
- the LOC141145228 gene encoding NXPE family member 1-like: MNNIWYPKTCNMKTYHEVEQLKDCMKGRFFYMFGDSTMHQWIYIFETKLQNIKFLNVYEGGWSQKHLGVDTERNTHVLWKHHARPFIYLGFTTLTEERTIPREIDLIGGNQYTVIAFNIGVHFRLFPVHHYIKRLYNIRRAIERLLLRSPETKVIIKTENTSEMGGEFEGMSDFHAYVHYLIMEIIFKDINVGFINGWDMTTAFNYNQIHPPEAYVRNEINMLMTYICS, translated from the exons ATGAACAATATCTGGTACCCAAAGACTTGCAACATGAAGACCTACCATGAAGTAGAACAACTAAAAGATTGCATGAAGGGAAGGTTCTTCTATATGTTTGGGGATTCAACCATGcatcagtggatatatatttttgaAACTAAGTTGCAAA acataAAATTTCTCAATGTCTATGAAGGAGGATGGTCACAAAAGCATTTAGGTGTTGACACTGAAAGAAATACCCATGTTCTTTGGAAACATCATGCAAGGCCATTTATTTATCTTGGATTCACAACCCTCACAGAGGAGCGCACTATTCCACGTGAAATTGACTTAATAGGAGGAAACCAGTATACCGTGATTGCTTTCAACATTGGGGTGCATTTTAGATTATTCCCTGTGCATCACTACATTAAGAGGCTGTACAATATCCGACGTGCCATAGAGCGCCTGCTTCTGAGAAGCCCAGAAACTAAAGTTATCATCAAGACAGAGAATACAAGTGAGATGGGGGGAGAATTTGAAGGAATGAGTGATTTCCATGCATATGTTCACTATCTCATTATGGAAATTATCTTTAAAGACATCAATGTTGGTTTTATAAATGGTTGGGACATGACTACTGCATTCAATTACAATCAGATTCATCCTCCAGAAGCATATGTGAGAAATGAGATCAACATGCTGATGACATATATATGTAGCTGA